The sequence CGTTCTGCCCGAGTCCGCGAAGGAAAAGCCCAAGCGCGGCACAGTCCAGGCCGTCGGCGCCGGCAAGAAGCTCGACAACGGCGAACTCGCCGAACTGCAGATCAAAAAAGGCGACCAGGTCCTCTTCACCAGCTACGCCGGCACCGAGATCAAACTCGACGGCGAAGAGCTGCTCATCATGAGCGAGGATGACGTGCTGGCGGTGGTC comes from Planctomycetota bacterium and encodes:
- a CDS encoding co-chaperone GroES, which produces MAKLRPLGNNILVKRSDAETTTKSGIVLPESAKEKPKRGTVQAVGAGKKLDNGELAELQIKKGDQVLFTSYAGTEIKLDGEELLIMSEDDVLAVV